The DNA segment TAGATGTCTAGAAATGTCTGTAATGGTCATAGACATCTTGGACTACAAAAGATATCTACAAGATGCTGTTTGATACTTGTCTAGAAGATATTTAGCCAGGATGTCCATAAGCTGTCTTAGGAAGGATTTTTACGTTTTCAGCAGCTGCGCAAGACGCTTACTAATCCGCTTAagcaagttgtcttcaaggcattCTGCTTCAGAAGCCTGGAGGGCTTCCTCACAAGACCTTTTACGGCTTGACTTATATATAGCTGAAGTGCAATATTTATGTTTCAATAGGAAACACCTAGAGAGACACGTGGCCATCAGAAACATGACAATAGAAAAGAGTTCAATTCATATCTTGCCAACACATACACGCATGCATGACTGCATATAGCAGGAATATTTTATTTCCCCGGACGGACATGCTATTCCGATTCCTGTGGCACATGCGTGACAACTCCCTGCCCACTGAGCCCCAATCCATCTACTAAACAGATATAATGCGTTTTTCCAAGATGAACAAACAATCTTAATAAGGCATCTCAACTGACCTCCGAGAGAGGTATCGGATATTTCTTAGACGTCTTGACGAAGACATCTTGCAGATGATTACAAGGCGATTCTAGACATTTTGAAACACTCTGTAGACACCTTATAGCTCAGCTAACGCTCCCACTTTTTTTGAGCTACACGACTTTTTGCAAGACTTCTTGTAGATCTCTCAAAGGCAAATTCTAGAGGTACACACTGGCTTGAGTGACAGTCTATAACAGCAAACATGTATGGCAATCAGAAGTCTCAAGAACTCATTTTGAGCTGTCCCCGGAAGTATACTGCCTGGCTGCTCACTAAGCACGGTGCGTCTTAAAGACTCCAAAATCTAATAGTGATGTTTCGGTAAAAGTTGAGACATCTTTCACAGACGTTTCTACTTGACCTTTTTTATGTAGAATGCGTGTGCATGCCCATAAGTTAGCTTTCATTTCtgagtttatttttcttctgtggtATGAATCAAGACTTGCAACTAACAGAACATCGCATTTAAACCAGACTAATTTTAATGTATCaagaataaatgaacaaacatgaAAATATCTCCAGTAACTTTGTAGATCGGAAGATCTACCCATGCACACTGCAGAGGGCATTGGAGTGGGGTATATAAAAATGATAAGCTAAGGTTTCCTGGTAGTATAAGGTGAGTGCTGCAGGGTTTGTATTCTTTGATGTTTCGTGTGCTTTTACGGATGACTGTGGTGGCCTTTATTAAGCACTACATAAAAAATCTTAGCCAGTTGAGACTACATATCTGGTGGGAGCCCTAGCTGAGCTAGAAAATGAGTAAAAGATGTATCAAGATGTCTAAAAATTTTTGGAAGCAGACTACAATATATCAAGACATTTTACAAAAGTTTAGTAACTGCCTCAGAGGCCAGCTGACATGTCTATAAGACGGTTTATCTAGATGATTAAAATATGTCTGACGAACTTTTGTGGGTGTCTAGAAGTCATCTTGGGTCAGCTACGAAACATCCTCTTAAGACATCTTGTAGCTCAAATAGGTGGAGCATTACCTGAGCTAGAGGACATTTACAGAACATCTGAAAGGTATCTGGAAATATTTTGCGAGGCATTTGTTAGATGTCTTGCCAAGACATTTTCCAAACGTTTATAAACTGTTCGCAGATCCACTTAGGAAGTCTTCAAGACGGGTTGGACATCTTGCCAAGATTACTTCTAGTCGTCTGAAAGATGACACAGTGTTCAGTGGGTATGATGTATTGAATatgttgtgcttgtatttctAAACAGCCTATGAACCTATGCCTATTGCtcaaagctgctgatgtgcaAGAATCGAGCGCGCTATACGTACCTTTTTAACACATTACTTGTGTCTAGCTGTTGACAACTCCTGTTCTGTTATTCACACGGATGATGTTTTAGATGACAAACCCGTAGAGcgtatgtgcaatattttttttcgtgACATGGTGCCACCCACTTTACCATAACTTTTTTCCTGTTACTTTTGTTTCTgatgtattttataaaatgtgtgTGATCCAGCATTCTTTGTTTACAGTTCAaattgtaaacaagaaaaaataaactctttgtgtgaaaagccgccgcggtggctgagtggttatggcgctcggctgctgacccgaaagacgtgggttcgatcccggccgcggtggtcgaatttcaatggaggcgaaattctagaggcccgtgtgctgtgtgatgtcagtgcacgttaaagaaccccagatggtcgaaatttccgaagcccttcactacggcgtttctcatagcctgaatcgctttgggacgttaaccccataaaccaaactaaaccaatctTTGTGTGAAAACACTTCCTTGTATGTCTGCAACTGTAAGAGGCGGCTCAATGACGGCACAAAATTAAAGTAAGAACAGCTCTGATTGCATTATTCCAACCTGCATGAGCTAATTCAGCTTGCGTACTTCGAGAAGCTAGGTGGTATTTCGAGTAAAGGTCTGCGATCCGAGAGTTTATTACGTCTATATGTATggcatgcttagaaatgaaatattaaagccCTTGTGGTTCACTTGGACgatgtagttgaatattttaatAGCCAAAGGTAAACCAGAATCGAAAGCATTGCTATCGAAACCGAAACAGAGCTGAAGCATGCACCTAAAATCTTGGAGGACGAAATTAGCGGTCTGACCACCTGCTcggggcgctggcggcagtgtagtAGCTCCGCCGCAGGACCCTACGGGAGCACaaccggctttattacttggATATGGACAAGTGGCTGCTGTTGCTAGGGGCGCCTGGCAACAGAgcccctggggacgcccagtgaaTCAGCTGTTCGTCTAGGTGCCAAAGTACATACCTATGCAATAAAGCCGGTCGTGtacgggagtgtccgctctttacgaagtatgtttctctatgctGTATTTCTcatttctgtgcattgcgagtgactttagTGGCAGCCACACGGCAAcatctccggtttggcgaacttgtgacaAGGTGAGCATTTTGTTCACAAATTTGGAAAGCGTTTTTTCCCCATTATTTAACCGCgcagtgtttttgtttttattgcaccCTGCGTATCGTTgaatgttatgttcacgataacatcagtacgacgtgcatgcgctttccgtctctatttgaagtaacattAGTCAATCAgtgtaaacttttggattcaattaatcACAAACTGTCCATGTCGGTACTGCTTGTAGGACGTGCTGGGATGATTCTGCGCACGAGGTGGTCTTCTGATAATTTGTTTATTACCATATATAGCCTAGAGGCATGGAATCATTCATCCCACTGCAACAACGCTGAAAAGCTGGTTAGTGTTCATGCATCTGCCCTCCTTACAATAACCTTTCGGTAATCATTCGCATGGTTCCTTTGGATATGGACAAGTGGCTGCTGTTGCTAGGGACGCTAGGCAACAGAGCCCCTGGGGATGCCCAGTGGGTCAGCTGTTTGTCTAGGTGCCAAGGTACCTATGTAATCAGGCAGTGAAAATTAGTAATTTCTACATATTTCaggacagttcagagaaatgcacatgcagcatcaatCTTCTCTTCGTAGACTTTCTATggcctggattcatttcttctagcagagtggcaagcagtaggtcaactgatCACAAATTTATTTGCCTCTGATGCAAAGTAAGGAGTGCAaacataagacaagtctctagtctgtttcattctcactacATTTGATCAAAGCATAATGTGAAATGCTGTACCTCCCATACCCTAGTTTTCTTTGCTTTGAGCAGTAGGTATCCACaatgaacagcaaggcaactccacttgCTGACGATTTTGCCTTCAGCAGCAATACAGGGAGTAtgttaccccatgtgttatctcaaCATAGACTCAAAACTTCAGTgaacagctgcgtccacagctgcaatCACCTCATGAGCATGCACCCCTAAGACACATAAGGGTCATTCGGTCTATAAATTCCTCTTCTTTGTCGAGTAAACCCTCGAACATCATTTTCAAGCCACTGAGTCGTGGCTCCTTTCACTTGGCATGCCCTGGGCCAAAACTACAgtgtttgtcatcatcatcagcagcagcttatgtccactgcaggacaaaggcctctcctatgcctCTCCTGTTAACCCtggcctgtgccagctgtggcaaccttatccttgcaaacttctttatctcatcctcTTAGTTATCGTGCTTTCTGCCAAGATGCACCACACCATGAGGAACTTCATGTACAGTGCAAATATTGACTGGCATTCAATGTGTTCAGGAACCTCGAAGTGccaagggatggatggatggcagaCAAGTGCCACATACATCATGCTGGATGCTGTGAGTTACTTCTTAGCACTTTGACATGGAAGTGCATCGAGGACTGATCAAAGTTTAAGAGTGGAGCCACCAGTCAGTCCAATGGCAGGGAAAAGGTAGCTAGAATAACTTTGTCCCTTTCAGTTCCTCAAAGTACAGATGTTAAACATTTAAGCCATAGCTCATTTAAGCAGCATTGACGGCAATTGCCTGtaaaaaatttaaaggaaaagagaaaatgagggcgaGTTCATAGAAAAGGCAGAAGGAAGAGGGGAAGGGGGGGTAGGAGAGtggaagccaagggttcctgagaagTGATTGTAGGATGTACAGAGAATAAGGTAACAGTATAACGATGAATGAAATGACTGGTTGGGCTGAAGGGGTAGGGTGAAAGAAACGATAAATCAGCAATCAGGGCcatgacactgctgctatgcatccgtactCACGAacgccgcttgtacaggtgcttctgctgcttttcctgggccagctaacGAGTCGACGCTATTGCCTAGATGGgcccaaaatgaacgtctgggagagcggcgttGCAGCCTTCTTCACAGAGCCGGTGGATGcgtactccctccctacggattggccacgttacccttcaccgctaactctggaagccacttcacagttcgtcgagcaacatggggccatgTCACCTATCcagcttcttgaaaagggcgtcattcctgctgacactgtgggccacgacactgctgctatgcatccgtactCACGAATGCTGCTTGTACAGGTTAGTTATCTTGAAACTAAGTGATATCGTGACAATAATGTTTGTCTCTTTGCGATGTCGTGGCCACCTGGTGTAGGGGATTACGTGAAGTATGTTCGTGCTGCTGCGTCGTACATTTGGCGCTTTTTGGTTCTTGGCGGTGACGTGGAGGTAAACTCAGGCCCTATGACTAAAGTGCAAGGACACAAGCTTGACGCTGTAGCTTTAGCCATTCAGCGTCTTCAGGCGGGCAACACAAGCCTTCTTGAATCGACAAATCAAGTCTTGAACCTCCACGTCACCCTTAGGAACGACCTGGAACAGTTAACTAAAAGAGTTACTGAACTGGAATGCAAAATTGAAACTCTTCCCTCCAGTCAATCGGTGTCAAATGATGATATCTCTAAAAAAATTCAGGACAAAGTTGATGATCTGGAAAATCGCTCAAGGCGGTCGAACGTGTTGTTTTTTGGCATCGATGAATCTATGACATACATCTGAGCCTTGGGAAGACTTCGAGCGGTATGTAAGAGAATTTTGTTCAGAGAAACTTTGCATTACTGTCACTTCCGTTGCCAGAGCTCACCGCCCAGGGCGACTTTCGACTGACAAGAAATGCCCATTATTGCCAAATTTTATAATAAGAAAGAAGTCGAATCCGTCATTAGTCTTGGCTACAAACTAAAGAACACCAATTTTAGCATATCACGCGACTACTCTGAGGTTGTTCATGATAAGCGCCGTAAACTGTGGCAGTTTTCTAAGACGATAAAGAAGGAGGGGGGACCGGATTCGTCTGTATTTTAATAAACTTCATGCAAACGACGATGTTTATCTCTGGGACACTGCTGGCAATTAGGCTGCGCATCTAACTGATCCTTCTGCCTATTGACAACATTCAAATCATGCTGCTTCCGATTGTGCACCGCCGATCTTGCCGAGACTGAAGTGTTTAGATAACATTTGCTTCCTGTATGCTAACATCAGAAGTGCTACAGCGAaaagtgatgccctctcctcCCTTATCGACTCCTCTGAAACCTCGTTAAtagcattaactgaaacgtggctaacCGATAATATACCAGATGTGACATCCTTTCATGCGAATCGTGTTTAAAATATTTTCGGTGCGACAGAGAGAACAGAAGAGGAGGTGGTGTGCTTATTGTTATTAAGCAAGAGCTGATTTCTATGCCAACTGCTACTTCTACTCTTCTCGAGTGTGTATTCGTCTCCTTGAAATGCACTTCTGCAAACATTATTGCCGGTGTGTTGTATCGTCCACCCGACCTGTATGATGGCTTTGCAGATGAATTTTGTCGCTTATTGACCGATGTGTGTACGCGTTTTTCAAATTCTGTCCTAATTATGTttggtgactttaatttcccaGGTATCATTTGGGAAACATTATGTGTTTCTCCTAGTGACAAGGATGCGCATGCTTTCCTACAAAATTGTCTTGATTTTCATCTAACTCAGCTTAATACAAAGACCATGCGATCCTCGGGTACCACTGCAAACATTCTCGACTTGATTCTAACCAATTACCCCCAATGCTTCTTTTAAAATATTTCACCTTAATGGTTTTTCTGACCATGACATTATTACTGGGGCATCAATTGCAGAATTGTCGACAGAAAAACTACCACCAAGCTGATCAGGTGTTATAGCAGAGCTTATTTTGACCAAATGGATCATGAATTAACCTTTTTCTGAGAAGTTCTTGGCTGAATCGTCATTCCGTTCCTTTGAACAGAACTGGGTACTGTTTAAAACTACCCTTATTAACCTCATTATAAAATACATACCGGTTATCAAGATTAAGTGCAGCAAAATTGCGCCCTGGTTCAGTGGGCGGCTGCGAAGAGCTAAgaataagaaaaaacgcttgtATTGGCAGGCGGTTGCTAACAACCTATTAAACACATGGGAAAAATGCAAACAAAGGGATAAAAATTACCAGAAAATGCTTAAAGCTACCAGTCGCCAGTTTTATAGTGACGTTTTGCCCATCATGCTGTCTAATAACCCCCATAGGTTATGGAGTGTAATTAACCCTCATTCGCATCCTGATTCTTTCTTGACAAGTTCTGTGGTGACCAGCTGGACGATGCGCATTCTGCTCAGCTCTTTAACAACGCTTTCTCATCTGTTTTCTCTAGAGAAGTCATCACCACATCTCCAGTTCTCAACTCATTTCATGATTATTCTATGCCCCCAATAGTCATTAGTGAAGATGGTAGTCTTTCTTTGTTAAGTAATCTTAAAACTACCACAAGCGCGGATTCGCTGGGTGTTAACAACAAAATACTAAAAAACATATCTCAGAGTATTTTTCAAGTCTTGTCTGCGCTTTTTTCTCAGTCTTTATCATCTGGCTTCATCACTCACGACTGGCGtgtagccaaagtaatacctatttTCAAATCTGGCACCTGCTCTGATCCTCTAAACTATAGACCCATGTCATTGACTTGCTCTTTCTCCAAACTCCTTGAACACGTCATACACACTCAGATCATTCATTATCTTGAAGATCATAACATCATATTTAaatatcagcacggttttcgctaGTGATTTTCTTGCGACACTCAGCTCGCCGGATTTACTAACAACTTATTTACTTCTTTGGATGCCGTTATTCAAGTCGATGCTTTGTTTTGGGATTCTTCAAGGGCATTTGATCGGGTTCCCCACCATAGACTACTTCTCAAGCTATCGCATCTTAATGTTCACCCTCAGGTACTAGCTTGGATTAAAGGCTTCCTTTCGTCTCGCGTTCAGTTCACTTCTGTTAATGGTTCTAACTCTACAATGGACCATGTCACTTCTGGTGTACCCCAGGGGAGTGTGCTAAGTCCCCTGCTCTTTATAATATTTATTAATGACTTGCCAAATTGCATTTCTTCACATATTAgactgtttgctgacgactgtgttgtgtACCGAACAATTACAAATGACTCTGACCGACAATCTTTACAAACTGACCTCGATTCTATTAACACTTGGTGCCAGTTGTGGCTTATGACCCTAAACCCCTCTAAGACAAAGCTCGTCTCCTTTACtccaacctctctgcttttcctatcaataaaccctctctctctcttctttactAGAAATTCTTATCGCATCCCAACCACATACTCTCTTAATGACATAACAGTTGAGACAACTTCCGCttacaagtatctaggagtttACCTTCAATCAGACTTAACCTGGAACTATCATATTAACTTTTGATTCTAGCAGCTGCTAACCGTTCTCTTGGCCTTTTAAAACGTAACCTTCTACATGCTCCGGCGCACGTGCGTAAACTTGCTTATATTACATTAATTCGACCTGAAATTGAGTACGCTTCAGCCATATGGAACCCAGATCAAGCCTACATCAAAGATAACATAGAATCCCTGTAAAACCACGCTGCTCGTTTCATTTATCCTGCTACTCACATTTTACTAGCGTCACGGCGTTAAAAGCTCGTGCTGGACTTAACAACCTTTCCCATTGTCGCAAACTGGCTCGCTTAACTCTTTCCACAAAATTTACCATCATCCGTTGCTTCTCGACGTTTTCTTTCACTCACCCTCAGTAGTGTTTTCATGCCGTGACCATCCTTTCAAGATAAAACGCATCACATGTCACGCTTCAAATTCTGCCAAATCATTCATACCCAAAACCATTATTGATTGGAACCGGCTGCCTTCCACAATTGCAACTCAGACAAATGCGACATCATTTCATGAACTTTTAAAAAATCAAAGCGATGTGTAGTTTTCTTCTAGTTCTGGTCTACTCACCGTAATGTGTTTGATTTTGTTTTTCGTTCTGTTTAttacgttttattttttaatgatgttcattttgcattttgtttttccGCCACATTTTGATACTCGCTGACTATCAGTTATTTCGcttttcttattttgttttttgttctcttcCTCATGTTAGATTTTCCTTCTTGTATCTTCATGTTCGAATTTTtaccccctatgtaataccctcgtgaGGAGGGCCTTTCGGGGTatctttaaataataataatatgaagCACTGGGAAAACCTCTGACCACGTGTGAGACCTTTTTAAATAATTACTCCAGTGCTGAAATATGCATGTTTGCACTTTGAATGCAAACATGCGAGCgcgtggccgcactctttagaggttcATTGCGTGGACaaagccactcatcgctgcaaaatggcgcaggaGATGAACCTGAATGTAGTGCTAGTACTCCTCTACGGgccagaa comes from the Amblyomma americanum isolate KBUSLIRL-KWMA chromosome 1, ASM5285725v1, whole genome shotgun sequence genome and includes:
- the LOC144114300 gene encoding uncharacterized protein LOC144114300 isoform X1; translation: MPWAKTTVFVIIISSSLCPLQDKGLSYASPVNPGLCQLWQPYPCKLLYLILLVIVLSAKMHHTMRNFMYSANIDWHSMCSGTSKCQGMDGWQTSATYIMLDAVLLLLFLGQLTSRRYCLDGPKMNVWESGVAAFFTEPVDAYSLPTDWPRYPSPLTLEATSQFVEQHGAMSPIQLLEKGVIPADTVGHDTAAMHPYSRMLLVQLHFT
- the LOC144114300 gene encoding uncharacterized protein LOC144114300 isoform X2, producing the protein MDGWQTSATYIMLDAVLLLLFLGQLTSRRYCLDGPKMNVWESGVAAFFTEPVDAYSLPTDWPRYPSPLTLEATSQFVEQHGAMSPIQLLEKGVIPADTVGHDTAAMHPYSRMLLVQLHFT